One window of the Serinus canaria isolate serCan28SL12 chromosome 9, serCan2020, whole genome shotgun sequence genome contains the following:
- the SPHKAP gene encoding A-kinase anchor protein SPHKAP isoform X1: MHEVPERQGSSTDSSASSLGSSVTACKKILCSNSLLESTDYWLQNQRTPCQIGFLEDKSESNCASVCFVNLDANRDDCSDEQVKQKLISVSPSLPKLISSMNVQPPKENEIVLLSGLAAGNLQADYEVPQCPWLADVCLVQCARGDRRNSASCIIFEINKFLIGLELVQERQLQIETRVLKPEDDTNCSVSSIEEDFLTASEHLEDDNEADEYKAGHEKLNVSEASSDAKKNKGKGFENIHYRKARLPFILEGNCINKDNAAAHVSETVNVVAEDGTSQPEDKSGQEIPWQKELAEKGTSSFSTTNLTSGVENSALMLEDVSVTKMAKEELEPRGDPTAKHSSKADGEDCAGIRKTDPPSQNEQATTGQYATNLAESVLQDAFIRLSQSRPSFSEEAAVSISGGSSCKSEDASASRSWNELPKIVIVQSPDSSENVPDWPGSAFPSLSHWAEAESSAEVSDYFEEEHSNGHDQSALEVALACAATVIGTISSPQAAEKFRREQEGTDSRSAVAAEGEVHTAPSQLLDCAGMEYSFPSALCGMTQVASAVAICGLGESKEEKYPATSSGLLSAAQASAAITLHCSLAVGSSMEKLHESIAEALLKEASVILTKPSTYRNVGHFMESINGRIIETAARPRIPRADGVIRDELAQNLSNIILRHSMEEVRKKRQLHAHLEDGSSTQDIFTETANELLFNIMYFTCKKMNDIRQLEECSSLFSEGTKAEKVTRAEGWPALATACETSHSPLDHTAAKPFGTSYSTSTSKDLEKVTSTCKSDIKDVNSNEGSTLNSEPSGDTGHNTLGAKTSPKKRYLKRTARDCYKSPNQSNSHHQKKDYRSFSDRENTFANSECRHGVQEQLSSSATINTEHQSKIKCDSVLNNDVQLSLSLLGNHVLLPSQPALQVKNSRDKYCITDFAEELAETVVSMATEIAAICLENSNGKQPWFCAWKRGSEYLVTQSLSCRTVKRKKETHTNGSVVRKHRAPRLSEIKRKTDEHPELKEKLMNRVVDESINLEDTPDSVNLFANEVAAKIMNLTELSMVDSIWQGPNHPRNRLHCERWSRAKASSCESIPEEDSDSKASFNTLGLMSSFGHSLSQTSSVSKQSSCESITDEFSRFMVNQMENEGRGFDLLLDYYAGKNANNILTSALQQVAKKNGHLNVRPSCPSKQSSTESITEEFYRYMLREIEKENKDNASSSRNSKDWCGSLLAPSLRSPLCFRQSSMPDSRSSGSRLTVNVPIKANSLDGFAQHRQDSLSVQPVSTVASTGLCKSDSCLYQRGKTDQITDMLIHETWASSIESLMRKNKIIADEAEAAEADQFYSDSPPHVEQYAKRLAANIVESGKSLIGVQQDSFDYTSREHVLASKHPQSTTQIQPKPKVEEVNLDEKKEHVKSPGSLPAGQLREVPLIQIETDQRDEPDKDSESLTSCGPSGKGHQSKEKPPEALDGKQMVSSSPVSSSSPQSRSDAEVIGESKTAEEFPAHLSSSEESTGSWSQLANDEDNPDDTSSYLQLSERSLSNGNSSTTSSLGIMDLEIYQENVPSSPMINELVEEKVFLKEQTENTEESTSELSVGTANCQKDLLVINFDLEPECPDVELRATLQWIAASELGIPTIYFKKSQENRIEKFLDVVQLVQRKCWKVGDIFQAVVQYCKLSEEGREIPPSLFDWLLELG; encoded by the exons TGTCCTTGGCTGGCAGATGTCTGCTTGGTTCAGTGTGCGAGGGGGGACAGGAGGAACAGCGCGAGCTGCAtcatttttgaaataaacaaGTTTCTGATTGGACTTGAGCTCGTtcaggagaggcagctgcagatAGAAACTCGTGTCCTAAAGCCTGAGGATGACACAAACTGCTCCGTGTCCTCAATAGAAGAAGATTTCCTCACGGCCTCCGAGCACCTCGAGGATGACAACGAGGCTGATGAATATAAAGCTG GTCAcgaaaaattaaatgtttcagaaGCATCTTCAGAtgccaaaaaaaataaaggaaagggaTTTGAAAACATTCACTATAGAAAAGCCAGGTTGCCATTCATTCTTGAAGGGAACTGCATTAATAAAGATAATGCAGCTGCTCATGTCTCTGAAACTGTGAATGTTGTGGCTGAAGATGGCACCTCACAACCTGAAGATAAGTCAGGCCAGGAAATACCGTGGCAGAAGGAATTAGCTGAAAAAGGTACTTCATCATTTAGTACTACTAATTTGACTAGTGGGGTTGAAAACTCAGCACTCATGTTAGAAGATGTATCTGTAACCAAAATGGCTaaagaggagctggagcctCGGGGTGACcccacagcaaaacacagcagcaaggcagaCGGGGAAGATTGTGCAGGGATCAGGAAAACTGATCCTCCCTCCCAGAACGAGCAGGCGACCACAGGCCAGTACGCCACAAATTTAGCAGAATCTGTTCTGCAGGATGCATTCATTAGACTGTCACAGTCTCGACCCAGTTTCAGTGAGGAGGCTGCAGTCAGCATCTCTGGGGGAAGCTCCTGTAAGTCAGAAGATGCATCTGCTTCCCGATCATGGAATGAACTCCCAAAGATTGTCATAGTGCAAAGTCCAGACAGCTCTGAGAATGTACCTGACTGGCCAGGGTCTGCCTTCCCCAGCTTGAGCCACTGGGCTGAGGCAGAAAGCTCTGCTGAAGTTTCAGATTACTTTGAGGAAGAGCACTCAAATGGACATGACCAAAGTGCACTGGAAGTGGCTCTGGCTTGTGCAGCCACTGTCATTGGAACCATTTCCAGTCCCCAGGCTGCGGAAAAGTTCCGCCGGGAGCAGGAAGGCACAGACTCCCGAAGTGCAGTGGCTGCTGAAGGAGAGGTGCACACAgcaccctcccagctccttgacTGTGCTGGCATGGAATACTCCTTCCCATCTGCACTCTGTGGCATGACTCAAGTGGCGAGTGCTGTAGCCATCTGTGGCCTGGGGGAGAGCAAGGAGGAGAAGTACCCTGCAACTTCCAGTGGACTTCTGTCTGCTGCTCAGGCCTCTGCAGCCATTACTCTGCATTGCAGCTTagctgtgggaagcagcatGGAGAAGCTGCATGAGAGCATTGCAGAGGCGCTTCTCAAAGAGGCATCCGTAATTCTGACAAAGCCCAGCACATACAGAAATGTAGGGCATTTTATGGAGTCCATAAATGGGAGAATTATTGAAACAGCAGCAAGACCACGTATTCCACGTGCTGATGGAGTGATCAGGGATGAACTTGCACAAAACTTGTCCAATATTATTCTACGACATTCTATGGAAGAGGTTAGGAAGAAGAGACAGCTACATGCCCATTTGGAGGATGGTTCAAGTACACAAGACATTTTCACAGAGACTGCAAACGAGttgctttttaatataatgtatTTCACTTGCAAGAAGATGAACGACATAAGGCAACTTGAAGAGtgttcttctctcttttccgaaggcacaaaagcagagaaagtaACAAGAGCAGAAGGATGGCCAGCCCTGGCAACAGCATGTGAAACTTCACACAGCCCCCTTGATCACACTGCTGCTAAGCCATTTGGTACATCCTACAGCACCAGTACTAGCAAAGATCTTGAAAAGGTCACAAGCACTTGCAAGAGTGATATCAAAGATGTAAATAGCAATGAAGGTTCCACACTGAATTCAGAACCAAGTGGAGATACAGGGCATAACACACTTGGTGCAAAAACATCTCCCAAGAAGAGATACCTGAAAAGAACTGCACGAGACTGTTACAAATCCCCAAATCAGAGTAACAGTCATCATCAGAAGAAAGACTACAGATCATTTTCAGacagagaaaatacttttgCAAACAGTGAATGCAGGCACGGTGTTCAAGAACAGCTGTCTTCCAGTGCCACCATAAATACGGAACACCAATCCAAGATTAAGTGTGATTCTGTGCTAAATAATGATGTTCAACTTAGCTTGTCTTTATTAGGAAACCATGTGTTGCTTCCTTCTCAGCCCGCGCTACAGGTGAAAAATTCAAGGGACAAATATTGTATAACAGACTTTGCGGAAGAATTGGCAGAAACAGTTGTCTCTATGGCAACAGAAATAGCTGCCATTTGTCTAGAAAATTCAAATGGCAAGCAACCCTGGTTCTGTGCGTGGAAGAGAGGCAGTGAATATCTGGTGACCCAGAGTTTATCATGCAGAACcgtgaaaaggaagaaggaaaccCATACCAATGGTTCTGTGGTTCGGAAGCACAGGGCACCTCGGCTTAGTGagatcaaaagaaaaacagatgagCATCCTGAGCTAAAGGAAAAATTGATGAATCGGGTAGTAGATGAATCTATAAACCTTGAGGACACACCAGATTCGGTCAATCTCTTTGCAAATGAAGTGGCTGCCAAGATCATGAACCTCACTGAACTCTCCATGGTTGATAGCATCTGGCAAGGTCCAAACCACCCCAGGAACAGACTGCACTGTGAAAGGTGGAGCCGAGCCAAGGCCTCAAGCTGTGAGAGCATACCAGAGGAGGACTCAGATTCCAAAGCCTCTTTCAATACCCTCGGCCTCATGAGCAGCTTTGGTCACTCTCTGAGCCAGACAAGTTCTGTCTCAAAGCAGTCTAGTTGTGAAAGCATTACAGATGAATTTTCAAGATTTATGGTGAACCAGATGGAAAACGAAGGAAGAGGTTTTGACTTATTACTGGATTATTAcgcaggaaaaaatgcaaacaatatCTTAACTTCTGCCTTGCAACAGGTAGCCAAGAAAAACGGCCATCTGAACGTAAGACCAAGTTGTCCATCCAAACAGTCCAGCACAGAAAGTATAACAGAAGAGTTTTATAGGTATATGCTAAGAGAAATTGAAAAGGAGAATAAAGATAATGCATCCTCCTCTCGGAATTCAAAGGACTGGTGTGGCAGTTTGCTGGCACCTTCTCTGCGGTCACCTCTCTGCTTTAGGCAGTCGTCGATGCCCGACAGTCGGTCCTCAGGCTCCAGGCTTACAGTGAACGTCCCAATCAAAGCAAATTCCCTGGATGGGTTCGCCCAGCACCGCCAAGATTCCCTGAGTGTCCAGCCCGTCAGCACCGTGGCTTCCACGGGGCTCTGCAAGTCTGACTCGTGCCTGTACCAGAGAGGCAAGACTGACCAGATCACAGACATGCTGATCCACGAGACCTGGGCCAGCTCCATCGAGTCCCTGATGCGCAAGAACAAAATCATTGCAGAtgaggcagaggctgcagaggctgACCAGTTTTACAGTGATTCTCCACCACACGTGGAACAATATGCAAAGAGACTGGCTGCAAATATTGTCGAAAGCGGTAAAAGTTTAATTGGTGTCCAGCAGGATTCCTTTGATTATACGAGCCGAGAACACGTGCTGGCAAGCAAACATCCCCAAAGCACAACCCAGATACAGCCCAAACCCAAAGTGGAGGAAGTAAATTTGGATGAGAAAAAGGAGCATGTGAAGAGCCCTGGAAGCCTCCCTGCAGGACAGCTCAGGGAAGTGCCTTTAATTCAGATAGAAACTGATCAACGAGATGAGCCAGATAAAGACTCAGAATCCTTGACTTCATGTGGCCCATCTGGAAAGGGGCatcaaagcaaagaaaagcctCCAGAAGCTTTGGATGGGAAACAGATGGTTTCCAGTTCCCCAGTAAGTAG cagcagtcCTCAGAGCAGATCGGATGCTGAAGTCATAGGAGAGAGCAAAACAGCTGAAGAATTCCCAGCCCatctcagcagcagtgaggagagcactggcagctggtCCCAGCTGGCCAACGATGAGGACAATCCTGATGACACCAGCAGCTACCTGCAGCTCAGCGAGCGCTCCCTGAG CAATGGCAACAGCAGTACAACTAGCAGTCTTGGCATTATGGACCTGGAAATTTATCAGGAGAACGTGCCCTCTTCTCCTATGATTAA TGAATTAGTAGAAGAAAAGGTTTTCCTTAaagaacagacagaaaacacTGAGG aaagtACTTCTGAGCTTTCAGTGGGAACAGCCAACTGCCAAAAGGACCTCCTGGTGATAAACTTTGATCTGGAGCCAGAGTGCCCTGACGTGGAGCTGCGAGCCACCCTGCAGTGGATTGCTGCTTCTGAACTTGGAATTCCAACTATCTATTTTAAGAAatctcaggaaaacagaattgAAAAG TTTCTAGATGTGGTGCAGTTAGTGCAGCGGAAGTGCTGGAAAGTGGGGGATATCTTCCAAGCCGTGGTGCAGTACTGCAAGCTCAGCGAGGAGGGCAGAgagatcccacccagcctgtTTGACTGGCTGCTTGAGCTGGGCTAG
- the SPHKAP gene encoding A-kinase anchor protein SPHKAP isoform X2 yields the protein MHEVPERQGSSTDSSASSLGSSVTACKKILCSNSLLESTDYWLQNQRTPCQIGFLEDKSESNCASVCFVNLDANRDDCSDEQVKQKLISVSPSLPKLISSMNVQPPKENEIVLLSGLAAGNLQADYEVPQCPWLADVCLVQCARGDRRNSASCIIFEINKFLIGLELVQERQLQIETRVLKPEDDTNCSVSSIEEDFLTASEHLEDDNEADEYKAGHEKLNVSEASSDAKKNKGKGFENIHYRKARLPFILEGNCINKDNAAAHVSETVNVVAEDGTSQPEDKSGQEIPWQKELAEKGTSSFSTTNLTSGVENSALMLEDVSVTKMAKEELEPRGDPTAKHSSKADGEDCAGIRKTDPPSQNEQATTGQYATNLAESVLQDAFIRLSQSRPSFSEEAAVSISGGSSCKSEDASASRSWNELPKIVIVQSPDSSENVPDWPGSAFPSLSHWAEAESSAEVSDYFEEEHSNGHDQSALEVALACAATVIGTISSPQAAEKFRREQEGTDSRSAVAAEGEVHTAPSQLLDCAGMEYSFPSALCGMTQVASAVAICGLGESKEEKYPATSSGLLSAAQASAAITLHCSLAVGSSMEKLHESIAEALLKEASVILTKPSTYRNVGHFMESINGRIIETAARPRIPRADGVIRDELAQNLSNIILRHSMEEVRKKRQLHAHLEDGSSTQDIFTETANELLFNIMYFTCKKMNDIRQLEECSSLFSEGTKAEKVTRAEGWPALATACETSHSPLDHTAAKPFGTSYSTSTSKDLEKVTSTCKSDIKDVNSNEGSTLNSEPSGDTGHNTLGAKTSPKKRYLKRTARDCYKSPNQSNSHHQKKDYRSFSDRENTFANSECRHGVQEQLSSSATINTEHQSKIKCDSVLNNDVQLSLSLLGNHVLLPSQPALQVKNSRDKYCITDFAEELAETVVSMATEIAAICLENSNGKQPWFCAWKRGSEYLVTQSLSCRTVKRKKETHTNGSVVRKHRAPRLSEIKRKTDEHPELKEKLMNRVVDESINLEDTPDSVNLFANEVAAKIMNLTELSMVDSIWQGPNHPRNRLHCERWSRAKASSCESIPEEDSDSKASFNTLGLMSSFGHSLSQTSSVSKQSSCESITDEFSRFMVNQMENEGRGFDLLLDYYAGKNANNILTSALQQVAKKNGHLNVRPSCPSKQSSTESITEEFYRYMLREIEKENKDNASSSRNSKDWCGSLLAPSLRSPLCFRQSSMPDSRSSGSRLTVNVPIKANSLDGFAQHRQDSLSVQPVSTVASTGLCKSDSCLYQRGKTDQITDMLIHETWASSIESLMRKNKIIADEAEAAEADQFYSDSPPHVEQYAKRLAANIVESGKSLIGVQQDSFDYTSREHVLASKHPQSTTQIQPKPKVEEVNLDEKKEHVKSPGSLPAGQLREVPLIQIETDQRDEPDKDSESLTSCGPSGKGHQSKEKPPEALDGKQMVSSSPVSSSPQSRSDAEVIGESKTAEEFPAHLSSSEESTGSWSQLANDEDNPDDTSSYLQLSERSLSNGNSSTTSSLGIMDLEIYQENVPSSPMINELVEEKVFLKEQTENTEESTSELSVGTANCQKDLLVINFDLEPECPDVELRATLQWIAASELGIPTIYFKKSQENRIEKFLDVVQLVQRKCWKVGDIFQAVVQYCKLSEEGREIPPSLFDWLLELG from the exons TGTCCTTGGCTGGCAGATGTCTGCTTGGTTCAGTGTGCGAGGGGGGACAGGAGGAACAGCGCGAGCTGCAtcatttttgaaataaacaaGTTTCTGATTGGACTTGAGCTCGTtcaggagaggcagctgcagatAGAAACTCGTGTCCTAAAGCCTGAGGATGACACAAACTGCTCCGTGTCCTCAATAGAAGAAGATTTCCTCACGGCCTCCGAGCACCTCGAGGATGACAACGAGGCTGATGAATATAAAGCTG GTCAcgaaaaattaaatgtttcagaaGCATCTTCAGAtgccaaaaaaaataaaggaaagggaTTTGAAAACATTCACTATAGAAAAGCCAGGTTGCCATTCATTCTTGAAGGGAACTGCATTAATAAAGATAATGCAGCTGCTCATGTCTCTGAAACTGTGAATGTTGTGGCTGAAGATGGCACCTCACAACCTGAAGATAAGTCAGGCCAGGAAATACCGTGGCAGAAGGAATTAGCTGAAAAAGGTACTTCATCATTTAGTACTACTAATTTGACTAGTGGGGTTGAAAACTCAGCACTCATGTTAGAAGATGTATCTGTAACCAAAATGGCTaaagaggagctggagcctCGGGGTGACcccacagcaaaacacagcagcaaggcagaCGGGGAAGATTGTGCAGGGATCAGGAAAACTGATCCTCCCTCCCAGAACGAGCAGGCGACCACAGGCCAGTACGCCACAAATTTAGCAGAATCTGTTCTGCAGGATGCATTCATTAGACTGTCACAGTCTCGACCCAGTTTCAGTGAGGAGGCTGCAGTCAGCATCTCTGGGGGAAGCTCCTGTAAGTCAGAAGATGCATCTGCTTCCCGATCATGGAATGAACTCCCAAAGATTGTCATAGTGCAAAGTCCAGACAGCTCTGAGAATGTACCTGACTGGCCAGGGTCTGCCTTCCCCAGCTTGAGCCACTGGGCTGAGGCAGAAAGCTCTGCTGAAGTTTCAGATTACTTTGAGGAAGAGCACTCAAATGGACATGACCAAAGTGCACTGGAAGTGGCTCTGGCTTGTGCAGCCACTGTCATTGGAACCATTTCCAGTCCCCAGGCTGCGGAAAAGTTCCGCCGGGAGCAGGAAGGCACAGACTCCCGAAGTGCAGTGGCTGCTGAAGGAGAGGTGCACACAgcaccctcccagctccttgacTGTGCTGGCATGGAATACTCCTTCCCATCTGCACTCTGTGGCATGACTCAAGTGGCGAGTGCTGTAGCCATCTGTGGCCTGGGGGAGAGCAAGGAGGAGAAGTACCCTGCAACTTCCAGTGGACTTCTGTCTGCTGCTCAGGCCTCTGCAGCCATTACTCTGCATTGCAGCTTagctgtgggaagcagcatGGAGAAGCTGCATGAGAGCATTGCAGAGGCGCTTCTCAAAGAGGCATCCGTAATTCTGACAAAGCCCAGCACATACAGAAATGTAGGGCATTTTATGGAGTCCATAAATGGGAGAATTATTGAAACAGCAGCAAGACCACGTATTCCACGTGCTGATGGAGTGATCAGGGATGAACTTGCACAAAACTTGTCCAATATTATTCTACGACATTCTATGGAAGAGGTTAGGAAGAAGAGACAGCTACATGCCCATTTGGAGGATGGTTCAAGTACACAAGACATTTTCACAGAGACTGCAAACGAGttgctttttaatataatgtatTTCACTTGCAAGAAGATGAACGACATAAGGCAACTTGAAGAGtgttcttctctcttttccgaaggcacaaaagcagagaaagtaACAAGAGCAGAAGGATGGCCAGCCCTGGCAACAGCATGTGAAACTTCACACAGCCCCCTTGATCACACTGCTGCTAAGCCATTTGGTACATCCTACAGCACCAGTACTAGCAAAGATCTTGAAAAGGTCACAAGCACTTGCAAGAGTGATATCAAAGATGTAAATAGCAATGAAGGTTCCACACTGAATTCAGAACCAAGTGGAGATACAGGGCATAACACACTTGGTGCAAAAACATCTCCCAAGAAGAGATACCTGAAAAGAACTGCACGAGACTGTTACAAATCCCCAAATCAGAGTAACAGTCATCATCAGAAGAAAGACTACAGATCATTTTCAGacagagaaaatacttttgCAAACAGTGAATGCAGGCACGGTGTTCAAGAACAGCTGTCTTCCAGTGCCACCATAAATACGGAACACCAATCCAAGATTAAGTGTGATTCTGTGCTAAATAATGATGTTCAACTTAGCTTGTCTTTATTAGGAAACCATGTGTTGCTTCCTTCTCAGCCCGCGCTACAGGTGAAAAATTCAAGGGACAAATATTGTATAACAGACTTTGCGGAAGAATTGGCAGAAACAGTTGTCTCTATGGCAACAGAAATAGCTGCCATTTGTCTAGAAAATTCAAATGGCAAGCAACCCTGGTTCTGTGCGTGGAAGAGAGGCAGTGAATATCTGGTGACCCAGAGTTTATCATGCAGAACcgtgaaaaggaagaaggaaaccCATACCAATGGTTCTGTGGTTCGGAAGCACAGGGCACCTCGGCTTAGTGagatcaaaagaaaaacagatgagCATCCTGAGCTAAAGGAAAAATTGATGAATCGGGTAGTAGATGAATCTATAAACCTTGAGGACACACCAGATTCGGTCAATCTCTTTGCAAATGAAGTGGCTGCCAAGATCATGAACCTCACTGAACTCTCCATGGTTGATAGCATCTGGCAAGGTCCAAACCACCCCAGGAACAGACTGCACTGTGAAAGGTGGAGCCGAGCCAAGGCCTCAAGCTGTGAGAGCATACCAGAGGAGGACTCAGATTCCAAAGCCTCTTTCAATACCCTCGGCCTCATGAGCAGCTTTGGTCACTCTCTGAGCCAGACAAGTTCTGTCTCAAAGCAGTCTAGTTGTGAAAGCATTACAGATGAATTTTCAAGATTTATGGTGAACCAGATGGAAAACGAAGGAAGAGGTTTTGACTTATTACTGGATTATTAcgcaggaaaaaatgcaaacaatatCTTAACTTCTGCCTTGCAACAGGTAGCCAAGAAAAACGGCCATCTGAACGTAAGACCAAGTTGTCCATCCAAACAGTCCAGCACAGAAAGTATAACAGAAGAGTTTTATAGGTATATGCTAAGAGAAATTGAAAAGGAGAATAAAGATAATGCATCCTCCTCTCGGAATTCAAAGGACTGGTGTGGCAGTTTGCTGGCACCTTCTCTGCGGTCACCTCTCTGCTTTAGGCAGTCGTCGATGCCCGACAGTCGGTCCTCAGGCTCCAGGCTTACAGTGAACGTCCCAATCAAAGCAAATTCCCTGGATGGGTTCGCCCAGCACCGCCAAGATTCCCTGAGTGTCCAGCCCGTCAGCACCGTGGCTTCCACGGGGCTCTGCAAGTCTGACTCGTGCCTGTACCAGAGAGGCAAGACTGACCAGATCACAGACATGCTGATCCACGAGACCTGGGCCAGCTCCATCGAGTCCCTGATGCGCAAGAACAAAATCATTGCAGAtgaggcagaggctgcagaggctgACCAGTTTTACAGTGATTCTCCACCACACGTGGAACAATATGCAAAGAGACTGGCTGCAAATATTGTCGAAAGCGGTAAAAGTTTAATTGGTGTCCAGCAGGATTCCTTTGATTATACGAGCCGAGAACACGTGCTGGCAAGCAAACATCCCCAAAGCACAACCCAGATACAGCCCAAACCCAAAGTGGAGGAAGTAAATTTGGATGAGAAAAAGGAGCATGTGAAGAGCCCTGGAAGCCTCCCTGCAGGACAGCTCAGGGAAGTGCCTTTAATTCAGATAGAAACTGATCAACGAGATGAGCCAGATAAAGACTCAGAATCCTTGACTTCATGTGGCCCATCTGGAAAGGGGCatcaaagcaaagaaaagcctCCAGAAGCTTTGGATGGGAAACAGATGGTTTCCAGTTCCCCAGTAAGTAG cagtcCTCAGAGCAGATCGGATGCTGAAGTCATAGGAGAGAGCAAAACAGCTGAAGAATTCCCAGCCCatctcagcagcagtgaggagagcactggcagctggtCCCAGCTGGCCAACGATGAGGACAATCCTGATGACACCAGCAGCTACCTGCAGCTCAGCGAGCGCTCCCTGAG CAATGGCAACAGCAGTACAACTAGCAGTCTTGGCATTATGGACCTGGAAATTTATCAGGAGAACGTGCCCTCTTCTCCTATGATTAA TGAATTAGTAGAAGAAAAGGTTTTCCTTAaagaacagacagaaaacacTGAGG aaagtACTTCTGAGCTTTCAGTGGGAACAGCCAACTGCCAAAAGGACCTCCTGGTGATAAACTTTGATCTGGAGCCAGAGTGCCCTGACGTGGAGCTGCGAGCCACCCTGCAGTGGATTGCTGCTTCTGAACTTGGAATTCCAACTATCTATTTTAAGAAatctcaggaaaacagaattgAAAAG TTTCTAGATGTGGTGCAGTTAGTGCAGCGGAAGTGCTGGAAAGTGGGGGATATCTTCCAAGCCGTGGTGCAGTACTGCAAGCTCAGCGAGGAGGGCAGAgagatcccacccagcctgtTTGACTGGCTGCTTGAGCTGGGCTAG